One Streptomyces sp. NBC_00223 genomic window carries:
- a CDS encoding transcriptional regulator, translating to MKTEYIKRGYGRDFATRKEKVSRWTRAKRPQVPNEQTQLAMAAVLGIPAHEVVTRGWPKWLALGLRDDHAAWTAPWTAAGALAALDDGGPVDRRRMLIASTGTVSAVIAQWANALPALPQTSGRRIGTETADHLDTRLAALRRLDDDLGADHVYDAARAEIRLIARLLQERSYTMETGRRLWSAAAEASRLAGWCAYDNGNIGAAERHFAGSLHAAGEAGDPTAGAVAAAFWANVRYGCEHPDPGSAIDLVSQALAGDRIRSPRVVSLLLIRRARAHSVAGNASAAYRAIDGALAAYEAGVPAGEDLPSMYWITAGEILQSAGSAAQRLGDPQRALTYFAAASTHPDPYDAHEPRGAAIYEARRAEAYLALGDIDGAVETARQAVELMGGVSSARASSTLAGLHSELGRHRRLPLVAGFLDETG from the coding sequence GTGAAGACGGAATACATCAAGCGTGGGTACGGGAGAGATTTCGCCACCCGCAAGGAGAAAGTCTCGCGGTGGACCCGGGCGAAGCGGCCGCAGGTCCCCAACGAGCAGACACAACTCGCGATGGCCGCCGTGCTCGGCATCCCCGCTCATGAAGTGGTGACGCGAGGCTGGCCGAAGTGGCTGGCACTCGGACTGCGCGACGACCACGCCGCGTGGACCGCACCGTGGACTGCGGCAGGCGCTCTTGCTGCCCTTGACGACGGAGGACCCGTGGACCGACGCCGCATGCTGATCGCCTCGACCGGCACGGTCTCAGCGGTCATCGCCCAGTGGGCCAACGCGCTGCCGGCACTGCCCCAGACCTCCGGCCGCCGCATCGGGACCGAGACCGCCGACCACCTCGACACACGCCTCGCGGCACTACGGCGCCTTGACGACGACCTGGGCGCCGATCACGTGTACGACGCGGCCCGCGCGGAAATCCGACTGATCGCCCGGCTGCTGCAAGAGCGGAGCTACACCATGGAGACCGGCCGCCGCCTGTGGTCCGCGGCGGCCGAGGCGTCCCGGCTGGCCGGGTGGTGCGCCTACGACAACGGGAACATCGGGGCGGCCGAACGGCACTTCGCCGGGTCCCTGCACGCCGCGGGCGAGGCCGGGGACCCGACGGCCGGAGCGGTCGCCGCCGCATTCTGGGCGAACGTGAGGTACGGCTGCGAGCACCCGGACCCGGGCAGCGCGATCGACCTCGTCTCCCAGGCGCTCGCAGGCGACCGGATTCGCTCGCCGCGCGTGGTGTCGCTGCTGTTGATCCGGCGGGCGCGCGCGCACTCCGTCGCGGGGAACGCCTCGGCGGCGTACCGGGCGATCGACGGCGCGCTGGCCGCGTACGAGGCAGGTGTCCCGGCCGGCGAGGACCTGCCGTCCATGTACTGGATCACGGCCGGAGAAATCCTCCAGTCTGCGGGCTCGGCCGCGCAGCGCCTGGGCGACCCGCAGCGGGCGCTCACGTATTTCGCCGCTGCCTCGACCCACCCGGACCCCTACGACGCCCACGAACCGCGCGGTGCCGCGATCTACGAAGCCCGCCGCGCCGAGGCGTACCTGGCGCTCGGCGACATCGACGGCGCGGTCGAGACCGCCCGGCAGGCTGTCGAACTGATGGGCGGCGTCAGTTCCGCGCGCGCGTCGAGCACACTGGCCGGCCTGCACTCGGAGCTGGGCCGTCATCGGCGCCTGCCGCTGGTGGCCGGCTTCCTGGACGAGACGGGCTGA
- a CDS encoding MFS transporter encodes MWVSGVITTFGSFLTLVALPVQIKDLTGSAVAVGAVGAVELVPLIVFGLYGGALADAMDRKVLIVATEAAQGLLVVGLLLNTLLPHPVLWPLYAVAALSSALTGLQRPALDSIVPRIVPRDQLTAAAALNALRWQIGAIAGPSLAGLVIAYAGLPWAYGIDIVTFALSVVLGLGLRRSPAAHDARPPSLRGIAEGARYAWSRKELLGTYAIDLAAMFFAYPAAIFPFLADDLHAPWSLGLMYAAGSVGSLLVSLTSGWTSRVHRHGRMVVVAALGWGAAMALAGWCAQVWLVLLCLAAAGGCDMISGVGRSTMWNQTIPDELRGRLAGIELLSYSVGPQLGQVRSGGVAALSSARTSVWSGGLACVASVALLAAALPKLLAYDAAPVAAPPAPATPAPQPDAP; translated from the coding sequence ATGTGGGTGTCCGGGGTCATCACGACCTTCGGCAGTTTTCTGACCCTGGTCGCCCTCCCCGTACAGATCAAGGACCTCACCGGCTCGGCCGTGGCCGTCGGCGCGGTGGGGGCGGTCGAACTCGTCCCGCTGATCGTCTTCGGCCTGTACGGCGGCGCCCTCGCCGACGCGATGGACCGCAAGGTCCTGATCGTCGCCACCGAGGCGGCCCAGGGACTGCTCGTCGTGGGGCTGCTGCTCAACACCCTGCTGCCGCACCCCGTGCTGTGGCCGCTCTACGCCGTCGCGGCCCTGTCCAGCGCCCTCACCGGCCTCCAGCGGCCCGCGCTCGACTCGATCGTGCCGCGGATCGTCCCGCGCGACCAACTCACCGCCGCGGCCGCGCTGAACGCCCTGCGCTGGCAGATCGGCGCCATCGCCGGCCCCTCCCTCGCCGGACTGGTGATCGCGTACGCCGGGCTGCCGTGGGCGTACGGCATCGACATCGTGACCTTCGCCCTCTCCGTCGTCCTCGGCCTGGGCCTGCGCCGCTCCCCGGCCGCGCACGACGCCCGCCCGCCGTCGCTGCGCGGGATCGCGGAGGGCGCGCGGTACGCGTGGAGCCGCAAGGAACTCCTCGGCACGTACGCGATCGACCTCGCCGCGATGTTCTTCGCGTACCCGGCGGCGATCTTCCCGTTCCTCGCCGACGACCTGCACGCCCCTTGGTCGCTCGGCCTGATGTACGCGGCCGGGTCGGTCGGCTCGCTGCTGGTCAGCCTCACCAGCGGCTGGACCTCACGGGTGCACCGGCACGGCCGGATGGTGGTGGTCGCGGCGCTGGGCTGGGGCGCGGCGATGGCGCTGGCGGGCTGGTGCGCGCAGGTGTGGCTGGTGCTGCTGTGCCTGGCGGCGGCGGGCGGCTGCGACATGATCAGCGGGGTCGGGCGCTCCACGATGTGGAACCAGACGATCCCCGACGAGCTGCGCGGCCGGCTGGCCGGAATCGAGCTTCTGTCGTACTCCGTGGGCCCGCAGCTGGGCCAGGTCCGCTCCGGCGGGGTGGCGGCGCTCAGCTCGGCCCGCACGTCGGTGTGGTCCGGCGGCCTCGCGTGCGTGGCGTCGGTGGCCCTACTCGCCGCGGCCCTCCCCAAGCTGCTCGCCTACGACGCGGCCCCCGTCGCCGCGCCCCCGGCCCCCGCGACCCCGGCTCCGCAGCCGGACGCCCCCTGA
- a CDS encoding HtaA domain-containing protein, translating into MTPRYRSRALALAIAATTAGGAVALGLPALAVAADAPPTLPLTGGTLDWGVKQSFRSYVTGPAAGTISTTDGATTNADGTFRFANGVGTYDTGTHGVTVAFNGSVEFLSTLHGFDIKLADLKVKTVGTSGTLTADVTSAGSTADDVAFASLDLSGVRPGAGADGAMTFDGIPATLTAEGASAFNGMYKEGATLDPASLSVVAGKAPTDPPTTEPGTDPGTDPGTDPGTDPGTDPGTDPGTDPGTDPGTDPGTDPGTDPGTDPGTDPGTTPTTPATPGTVVDGNLDWGVKESFRTYVTGPIAEGKVELTDGATGTASGYRFPKGAGKWDADTKALNASFSGGVRFLGHLQQGTYALDLKFSDLKVTTKGTTGTLTADVSGKDLTTGKVSTYDDLAVATLSGVAPTTDGDVVTISSAAAVLTEDGAKVFSGFYKSGDALDPVTVAVSLEDGAGLPTPPATSGGTSGGDTTGGSASGGSGSGSGGTGPDDVSTVGGSGDSSGGTLAATGSDTPNFALLAAAGALVVTGAGATFTVARRRSA; encoded by the coding sequence ATGACTCCCCGATACCGTTCCAGAGCGCTCGCGCTGGCCATCGCCGCCACCACCGCCGGCGGCGCCGTCGCTCTCGGGCTGCCCGCGCTCGCCGTCGCGGCCGACGCGCCGCCCACCCTGCCGCTGACCGGCGGCACGCTCGACTGGGGTGTGAAGCAGTCCTTCCGCTCCTACGTCACCGGGCCCGCGGCCGGCACCATCAGCACGACGGACGGCGCGACCACCAACGCCGACGGCACGTTCCGTTTCGCCAACGGCGTGGGCACGTACGACACGGGCACGCACGGGGTGACGGTGGCCTTCAACGGCAGCGTCGAGTTCCTCTCGACCCTGCACGGCTTCGACATCAAGCTGGCCGACCTCAAGGTGAAGACGGTCGGCACGTCCGGCACCCTCACCGCGGACGTCACCTCCGCGGGCAGCACGGCGGACGACGTGGCGTTCGCCTCGCTCGACCTGTCGGGCGTACGGCCGGGCGCCGGCGCCGACGGCGCGATGACCTTCGACGGCATCCCGGCGACGCTGACGGCCGAGGGCGCGAGCGCGTTCAACGGCATGTACAAGGAAGGGGCGACCCTGGACCCGGCCAGCCTCTCGGTGGTCGCGGGGAAGGCGCCGACGGACCCGCCCACCACGGAGCCGGGCACGGACCCCGGTACGGATCCCGGTACGGATCCGGGCACTGACCCGGGTACGGACCCCGGCACCGATCCCGGCACGGACCCCGGCACCGACCCGGGTACGGATCCGGGCACCGACCCGGGCACTGACCCCGGTACGGACCCGGGCACTGACCCCGGCACGACCCCCACCACGCCCGCGACCCCGGGTACGGTCGTCGACGGCAACCTCGACTGGGGCGTCAAGGAGTCCTTCCGCACCTACGTCACCGGCCCTATCGCCGAGGGCAAGGTGGAGCTGACCGACGGCGCCACCGGGACCGCCTCCGGCTACCGCTTCCCCAAGGGCGCCGGCAAGTGGGACGCGGACACCAAGGCGCTCAACGCGTCCTTCTCCGGCGGCGTCCGCTTCCTCGGCCACCTCCAGCAGGGCACGTACGCGCTCGACCTGAAGTTCTCCGACCTCAAGGTCACCACCAAGGGCACGACCGGCACGCTCACCGCCGACGTCAGCGGCAAGGACCTGACGACGGGCAAGGTCAGCACGTACGACGACCTGGCCGTGGCCACGCTCAGCGGGGTGGCGCCGACCACCGACGGCGATGTCGTCACCATCTCGTCGGCGGCCGCCGTGCTCACCGAAGACGGCGCGAAGGTCTTCAGCGGCTTCTACAAGAGCGGCGACGCGCTCGACCCGGTGACGGTCGCGGTCTCGCTGGAGGACGGCGCCGGGCTGCCGACGCCGCCCGCGACGTCCGGCGGCACGAGCGGCGGGGACACGACGGGTGGTTCGGCTTCCGGCGGTTCCGGCTCCGGCTCCGGCGGGACCGGTCCTGACGACGTGTCCACGGTCGGCGGCAGCGGTGACAGCTCCGGCGGGACGCTCGCGGCGACCGGTTCGGACACGCCGAACTTCGCGCTGCTCGCGGCGGCCGGGGCGCTCGTGGTGACCGGTGCGGGGGCGACCTTCACGGTGGCCCGCCGCCGGAGCGCCTGA
- a CDS encoding HtaA domain-containing protein, with the protein MPLFRHARGRSVAVPAVVTAVLAALLSALAPATAAHAAQSRTVSGGRLDWGIKASFQSYVTGPIAQGSWNLTGSAGTIGSSQFRFPSAQGSYDPGTGTLNAGFQGGVHFVGHKQSNGVYQLDLTISRPTLRLSGHSGTLYADMRSKDKDSGKVTTSYQVPLANLALGGVTTSGVTGPRFALNGVPATLSTQGARAFAGYYTAGTPLDPVSFSVDLHSPPAKTTAPVRTTAPATKTAKPATGKPATEKPGTVVDAAVDWGVRRTFREYVTGDIAQGHWTLAGGAKDGGALFRFGAGHGTYDAKKHTLDAAFTGSLRFVGMRGSDGAYGLDLTISAVRVTVAGAKGTLYADGVPFVTFTAPAALVAEKGLISVAEAPTKLTAQGAAKFNGLYTAGASMDPLTLSVALDKAAALPALPNIGSDPTTSDPTASTSPSAAAVEPSARPTDHTEKAAAGSDAHVGAWAAGAAAVLAVAALGTAAVLRRRRRASTG; encoded by the coding sequence ATGCCGTTGTTCCGTCATGCCCGCGGGCGGTCCGTCGCCGTACCGGCGGTGGTGACCGCCGTACTCGCGGCGCTGCTGAGCGCGCTCGCCCCGGCGACCGCCGCCCACGCCGCGCAGAGCCGTACCGTCTCCGGAGGGCGGCTCGACTGGGGCATCAAGGCGTCCTTCCAGAGCTATGTCACCGGGCCCATCGCGCAGGGCAGTTGGAACCTGACGGGAAGCGCCGGCACCATCGGCAGCTCCCAGTTCCGCTTCCCCTCCGCGCAGGGCTCGTACGACCCGGGGACGGGCACGCTGAACGCCGGCTTCCAGGGCGGCGTCCACTTCGTGGGGCACAAGCAGTCCAACGGCGTCTACCAGTTGGACCTGACGATCAGCCGTCCCACCCTCCGGCTGTCCGGCCACTCCGGCACGCTCTACGCCGACATGCGCAGCAAGGACAAGGACAGCGGCAAGGTCACCACCTCCTACCAGGTCCCGCTGGCCAACCTCGCGCTCGGCGGCGTCACCACCAGCGGCGTCACCGGCCCCCGGTTCGCCCTCAACGGCGTGCCCGCCACCCTCAGCACGCAGGGCGCCCGCGCCTTCGCGGGCTACTACACCGCGGGCACCCCACTCGACCCCGTCAGCTTCTCGGTGGACCTCCACTCGCCGCCTGCCAAGACCACCGCGCCCGTGAGGACCACCGCGCCCGCGACGAAGACCGCCAAGCCGGCCACGGGCAAGCCCGCGACGGAGAAGCCCGGCACGGTCGTGGACGCGGCCGTCGACTGGGGAGTGCGCCGCACCTTCCGCGAGTACGTCACCGGGGACATCGCCCAGGGCCACTGGACGCTCGCCGGCGGTGCCAAGGACGGCGGCGCCCTCTTCCGCTTCGGCGCGGGCCACGGCACGTACGACGCCAAGAAGCACACGCTGGACGCCGCTTTCACCGGCTCCCTGCGCTTCGTCGGCATGCGCGGCTCCGACGGCGCCTACGGCCTCGACCTGACGATCAGCGCGGTCCGGGTCACGGTCGCGGGCGCCAAGGGCACGCTCTACGCCGACGGTGTGCCGTTCGTCACCTTCACCGCGCCCGCCGCGCTCGTGGCCGAGAAGGGTCTGATCTCGGTGGCCGAGGCGCCCACGAAGCTCACCGCGCAGGGCGCCGCGAAGTTCAACGGCCTCTACACCGCGGGCGCTTCGATGGACCCGCTGACCCTCTCCGTCGCCCTCGACAAGGCGGCGGCCCTGCCCGCGCTGCCGAACATCGGCTCGGACCCGACGACTTCGGACCCGACCGCCTCGACCTCCCCCTCGGCCGCCGCGGTCGAACCGTCCGCGCGGCCCACCGACCACACCGAGAAAGCGGCCGCGGGCTCCGATGCCCACGTCGGCGCATGGGCCGCGGGAGCGGCAGCCGTGCTCGCCGTCGCCGCCCTCGGCACCGCCGCCGTCCTACGGCGCAGGCGCCGCGCGTCCACCGGCTGA
- a CDS encoding heme/hemin ABC transporter substrate-binding protein, with product MPVLLAALLAFALTACGGGGTSPAAAPATATAPAPADTIEPLTGTPAPVLPATVRSSDGRNVTVGSDDRIVPLTGGLSEIVFTLGLGKNVVARDVTATFAQAARLPLVTRAHDVSAEGVLSLHPTVVLAEATTGPAEAIQQIRQAGVPLVVLPAATSLDAVGPRIDAVAAALGVKEAGDRLRERTAQRIDAVRKDLPTGTAKPKVAFLYLRGTAAVYLIGGRGSGADSLIDAAGGIDAGVASGLNKDFTPITSEALVKAAPDVILVMTKGLESVGGVTGLEKVPGVAQTPAGLDHRVVAIDDGTLLNFGPRTDTVLRELAAGIHQNQK from the coding sequence CTGCCCGTCCTGCTGGCCGCGCTCCTCGCGTTCGCCCTCACCGCCTGCGGGGGCGGCGGCACTTCCCCGGCCGCCGCCCCCGCCACCGCCACGGCGCCGGCCCCCGCCGACACGATCGAACCGCTCACCGGCACCCCCGCCCCGGTGCTGCCCGCGACCGTACGGTCCTCCGACGGCCGCAATGTGACCGTCGGCAGTGACGACCGGATCGTGCCGCTCACCGGCGGGCTCTCGGAGATCGTCTTCACGCTCGGGCTCGGCAAGAACGTGGTGGCCCGCGATGTCACCGCGACCTTCGCGCAGGCCGCCCGTCTGCCGCTGGTGACCCGCGCGCACGACGTCTCCGCCGAGGGCGTGCTCTCGCTGCACCCCACGGTGGTGCTCGCCGAGGCCACGACCGGTCCCGCCGAGGCGATCCAGCAGATCCGGCAGGCCGGTGTCCCGCTGGTGGTCCTGCCCGCGGCGACCTCGCTGGACGCGGTGGGCCCGCGGATCGACGCGGTGGCCGCGGCACTCGGTGTGAAGGAGGCCGGCGACCGGCTGCGCGAGCGCACCGCGCAGCGGATCGACGCCGTGCGCAAGGACCTTCCGACCGGCACCGCCAAGCCCAAGGTCGCCTTCCTGTACCTGCGCGGTACGGCGGCGGTGTATCTGATCGGCGGGCGCGGCTCCGGCGCCGACTCGCTGATCGACGCGGCGGGCGGGATCGACGCCGGGGTGGCCTCCGGCCTGAACAAGGACTTCACGCCCATCACCAGTGAGGCGCTGGTGAAGGCGGCGCCCGACGTGATCCTGGTCATGACGAAGGGACTTGAGTCGGTGGGCGGGGTCACCGGCCTGGAGAAGGTGCCGGGCGTCGCGCAGACCCCCGCCGGGCTCGACCACCGGGTCGTCGCGATCGACGACGGCACCCTGCTCAACTTCGGCCCCCGCACCGACACGGTCCTGCGCGAACTCGCCGCGGGCATCCACCAGAACCAGAAGTGA
- a CDS encoding FecCD family ABC transporter permease — protein sequence MRTPTPPPHPKQPAAEAPTPLPEAVVDTASAKKAGAPRRGPLLAALLAAGLLVLCVMSAGIGAYHIPAGDVLASVAHRAGLGGHRLDRVAESVLWDVRLPRVVLALLVGASLGCAGALMQGVFGNPLAEPGVIGISSGAAVGAVGSIALGLTFAGNWTVTVCAFAAGLVTVFVVYGLSRSGSRTEVVTLVLTGIAVNAFAGAAIGLFVFYADNAQLTQITFWQLGSLAQATWPKVLAVLPCAAAGLLVAPFFSRRLDLLALGERPARHLGVDVERMRMTLILVVALLTAAAVAVAGIVSFVGLVVPHLLRMAAGPGHRFLVPGSALGGALVLVAADLGARTLASPAELPLGVLTALVGSPFFFWLLRRTRGRQGGWA from the coding sequence ATGCGTACGCCCACACCTCCCCCGCACCCGAAGCAGCCGGCCGCCGAGGCCCCGACTCCCCTGCCGGAGGCGGTGGTTGACACGGCGTCGGCCAAGAAGGCGGGCGCGCCCCGGCGTGGACCGCTGCTGGCCGCCCTGCTGGCCGCCGGACTGCTCGTGCTGTGCGTCATGTCCGCCGGTATCGGCGCGTACCACATACCCGCCGGGGACGTGCTCGCCTCCGTCGCCCACCGCGCGGGCCTCGGCGGTCACCGGCTGGACCGGGTCGCCGAGTCCGTGCTGTGGGACGTACGGCTGCCCCGGGTCGTCCTCGCGCTGCTGGTCGGGGCGTCCCTCGGATGCGCGGGCGCGCTGATGCAGGGCGTGTTCGGCAATCCGCTGGCCGAGCCCGGGGTGATCGGGATCTCCTCGGGCGCGGCGGTCGGCGCGGTCGGCTCGATCGCCCTCGGGCTGACCTTCGCGGGCAACTGGACGGTCACCGTGTGCGCCTTCGCCGCGGGCCTGGTGACCGTCTTCGTCGTGTACGGGCTCTCCCGGTCCGGCAGCAGGACCGAGGTCGTCACCCTCGTGCTCACCGGCATCGCGGTGAACGCCTTCGCGGGCGCGGCCATCGGCCTGTTCGTCTTCTACGCCGACAACGCGCAGCTCACCCAGATCACCTTCTGGCAGCTCGGTTCGCTCGCGCAGGCCACCTGGCCCAAGGTCCTGGCCGTACTGCCCTGCGCGGCGGCCGGACTTCTGGTGGCGCCCTTTTTCTCGCGCCGGCTCGATCTGCTGGCCCTCGGCGAACGGCCCGCCCGGCACCTGGGTGTGGACGTGGAACGGATGCGGATGACGCTCATCCTGGTGGTGGCGCTACTGACCGCCGCCGCGGTCGCGGTCGCGGGGATCGTCTCCTTCGTCGGCCTGGTCGTCCCGCATCTGCTGCGGATGGCCGCGGGGCCGGGGCACCGCTTCCTCGTACCGGGCAGCGCGCTCGGCGGCGCGCTGGTGCTGGTGGCCGCGGACCTCGGGGCCCGGACGCTCGCCTCGCCGGCGGAACTCCCCCTCGGGGTGCTGACCGCGCTGGTCGGCAGCCCCTTCTTCTTCTGGCTGCTGCGCAGGACGCGCGGCCGGCAGGGAGGCTGGGCATGA
- a CDS encoding heme ABC transporter ATP-binding protein, with the protein MSIMIRLARRGRPVPPAPPQPGDLLAYARDLRVRLGQRSVLDGVELPVRAGEVLALVGPNGAGKSTLLGALAGDVPAESGELAVGGQPVRAWSPGQLALRRAVLPQSAPLAFPFTADEVVRMGRAPWAGTALADEDDPAVAEAMAATEVTAFAGRPYPSLSGGERARVALARVLAQRAPLLLLDEPTAALDLHHQELVLRVCREQAGLGRAVVIVLHDLGLAAAHADRVAVLSGGRIAADGPPADVLTAALLSAVYRHPVEILPHPRTGLPLILPKR; encoded by the coding sequence ATGAGCATCATGATCCGGCTGGCCCGCCGCGGCCGTCCCGTACCGCCCGCGCCGCCGCAGCCGGGCGACCTCCTCGCCTACGCGCGCGATCTGCGGGTGCGGCTCGGGCAGCGGTCCGTGCTCGACGGGGTCGAACTCCCCGTGCGCGCGGGCGAAGTGCTCGCCCTGGTCGGCCCGAACGGCGCCGGCAAGTCCACGCTGCTGGGCGCGCTCGCCGGGGACGTGCCCGCCGAGTCCGGCGAGCTGGCGGTCGGCGGGCAGCCGGTGCGCGCCTGGTCGCCGGGGCAGCTGGCGCTGCGCAGGGCCGTACTGCCGCAGTCGGCGCCGCTGGCCTTCCCGTTCACGGCGGACGAGGTCGTACGGATGGGCCGGGCGCCCTGGGCGGGTACGGCGCTCGCCGACGAGGACGATCCGGCGGTGGCCGAGGCGATGGCCGCGACCGAGGTCACGGCGTTCGCGGGGCGGCCGTATCCGTCGCTCTCGGGCGGCGAGCGGGCGCGGGTGGCGCTGGCCCGGGTGCTGGCGCAGCGGGCGCCGCTGCTGCTGCTCGACGAGCCGACGGCGGCGCTCGATCTGCACCACCAGGAGCTGGTGCTACGGGTCTGCCGCGAGCAGGCCGGGCTCGGGCGGGCGGTGGTGATCGTGCTGCACGATCTGGGGCTCGCGGCCGCGCACGCGGACCGGGTGGCCGTGCTGTCCGGCGGGCGGATCGCGGCGGACGGGCCGCCGGCGGACGTCCTGACGGCGGCGCTGCTCAGCGCGGTCTATCGCCACCCGGTCGAGATCCTCCCCCACCCCCGCACCGGCCTCCCCCTCATCCTCCCGAAACGCTGA
- the ddaH gene encoding dimethylargininase → MSAHNALTTPDGPTVRRRRPGTQPPSEEPPVRIATPRRYLMCPPTHFRVTYSINPWMDPTKPVDSALALFQWEDLRDRYRALGHTVEILDPVPDLPDMVFAANGATVVDSRVLGARFANPQRTAEAPAHLAWFRSRGWTEVREPEQINEAEGDFAITSSWILAGQGFRSSPLAHDEAQEFFGRPVISLELTDPRYYHLDTALAVLDDARDEVMYYPGAFSPGSRAVLARLFPDALLATETDAAAFGLNAVSDGRNVLLPRGATGLRGPLRRRGYAPVPVDLSELHKAGGSVKCCTMEFHAA, encoded by the coding sequence ATCTCGGCGCACAATGCACTCACCACCCCCGATGGACCGACCGTCCGCCGGAGGCGGCCAGGCACTCAACCACCCTCCGAGGAGCCTCCCGTGCGCATCGCCACACCCCGCCGTTACCTGATGTGTCCGCCGACCCACTTCCGCGTCACGTACTCCATCAACCCGTGGATGGACCCGACCAAGCCGGTGGACTCCGCCCTCGCCCTCTTCCAGTGGGAGGACCTGCGCGACCGCTACCGCGCGCTCGGCCACACCGTGGAGATCCTCGACCCGGTCCCGGACCTGCCCGACATGGTGTTCGCGGCGAACGGCGCCACCGTCGTGGACAGCCGGGTGCTGGGCGCGAGGTTCGCCAACCCGCAGCGGACCGCGGAGGCCCCCGCGCACCTGGCGTGGTTCAGGTCCCGCGGCTGGACCGAGGTCCGCGAGCCCGAGCAGATCAACGAGGCCGAGGGCGACTTCGCGATCACCTCCTCCTGGATCCTGGCCGGTCAGGGCTTCCGCAGCAGTCCGCTCGCGCACGACGAGGCACAGGAGTTCTTCGGCCGCCCGGTGATCAGCCTGGAGCTGACCGACCCGCGCTACTACCACCTCGACACGGCGCTGGCCGTGCTGGACGACGCGCGTGACGAGGTCATGTACTACCCCGGCGCCTTCTCGCCCGGCAGCCGCGCGGTCCTCGCCCGGCTCTTCCCCGACGCGCTGCTGGCGACGGAGACGGACGCGGCCGCGTTCGGGCTGAACGCGGTCAGCGACGGCCGCAACGTGCTGTTGCCTCGCGGGGCGACGGGATTGAGGGGGCCGCTGAGGCGGCGGGGGTACGCTCCTGTGCCCGTGGATCTGTCGGAGTTGCACAAGGCCGGCGGCAGCGTGAAGTGCTGCACGATGGAGTTCCACGCGGCCTGA
- a CDS encoding DUF6191 domain-containing protein, protein MGFVVFMTLPGMVILLTVLAFADQLMLRAGRAGLLPWRGSTRQGQISATGFEMLHASLSPGKQNELKERQSALVMRDGDEDGAPPHRTTVDLDGGTAVVRMPRPPK, encoded by the coding sequence ATGGGATTCGTCGTCTTCATGACGCTGCCCGGCATGGTCATCCTGCTGACCGTGCTGGCGTTCGCCGACCAGTTGATGTTGCGCGCCGGGCGCGCGGGTCTGTTGCCGTGGCGCGGCAGCACACGTCAGGGCCAGATATCGGCGACCGGGTTCGAGATGCTGCACGCGAGCCTCTCGCCCGGCAAGCAGAACGAGCTGAAGGAACGCCAGTCCGCGTTGGTGATGCGGGACGGCGACGAGGACGGCGCCCCGCCGCACCGCACCACGGTCGACCTGGACGGCGGGACGGCCGTCGTCCGGATGCCGCGGCCGCCCAAGTAG
- a CDS encoding glycosyltransferase family 2 protein yields the protein MNRLPLVVAIPTKNEAENIARTVSSVIDHVLAVIVVDSHSTDETCEIAAKLGAEVVEYTWDGKYPKKKQWCLDQVRTEIPWVLFLDGDETPSPALLAELRTVFAAGPPSVAAFDIPLGYWFAGRRLRHGYTIVKRALMDRTRCHFPEVGDLDAPGMGEQEGHYQPLAPSAARLRSPIEHEDLDPVRTWFERHNRYSDWEAWLERNPKVKEEIRQAKTRQGQLFHKAPFKPLVSFAYAYVYKRGFLDGRAGLDYAIAMSFYRWQIALKSREAEAGGGPGGR from the coding sequence ATGAACCGACTGCCCCTCGTGGTGGCCATCCCCACGAAGAACGAGGCGGAGAACATCGCCCGTACGGTCTCCTCGGTCATCGACCATGTCCTCGCGGTGATCGTGGTCGACTCGCACAGCACCGACGAGACCTGTGAGATCGCCGCCAAGCTCGGGGCCGAGGTGGTCGAGTACACCTGGGACGGGAAGTACCCGAAGAAGAAGCAGTGGTGCCTGGACCAGGTGCGTACGGAGATCCCGTGGGTGCTCTTCCTCGACGGGGACGAGACACCGAGCCCGGCGCTGCTGGCGGAGCTGCGGACGGTCTTCGCGGCCGGACCGCCCTCGGTCGCGGCCTTCGACATCCCGCTCGGCTACTGGTTCGCCGGGCGGCGGCTGCGGCACGGCTACACCATCGTCAAGCGCGCGCTGATGGACCGTACCCGCTGCCACTTCCCGGAGGTCGGCGACCTGGACGCGCCGGGCATGGGCGAGCAGGAGGGGCACTACCAGCCGCTGGCGCCGTCGGCGGCGCGGCTGCGCTCACCCATCGAGCACGAGGACCTGGACCCGGTCCGCACCTGGTTCGAGCGGCACAACCGGTACTCCGACTGGGAGGCGTGGCTGGAGCGGAACCCGAAGGTCAAGGAGGAGATCCGGCAGGCCAAGACCCGTCAGGGGCAGCTCTTCCACAAGGCCCCGTTCAAGCCCCTGGTCTCCTTCGCCTACGCGTACGTCTACAAGCGCGGCTTCCTCGACGGCCGGGCGGGCCTCGACTACGCGATAGCCATGAGCTTCTACCGCTGGCAGATCGCCCTCAAATCCCGCGAGGCCGAAGCGGGTGGTGGTCCCGGCGGGCGGTGA